From one Candidatus Kuenenbacteria bacterium HGW-Kuenenbacteria-1 genomic stretch:
- the murC gene encoding UDP-N-acetylmuramate--L-alanine ligase, which translates to MLDFHLVKLFFIYLIFNKDMANFKKVHIIGIGGIGVSAIAKMMLKLGKTVTGSDVNSSEIIQALKSRGVLIYQNHKKENLSSDTDLVIYSSAVPENNPERIQAQIFNIPQLSYPEFLGELSKKKYTIAISGTNGKSTTTSILGLILEKANFDPLVIVGSKVNQSTWEENLRIGKSNYFVVEACEWQANMLNLHPQIIILTNIQEDHLDYYLDINHIIETFQKYVEKLPDNGILIANSDDENIQLLLKKIKNKNFKIITFGQKQGVDFQIKNIIKTFGLINFTIQNNKIKKEFTLQIPGLFNIYNAVGASVMAFELKVPLNIIRDVVANFKGIWRRFEKQGEKNGAIIISDYAHTPIAIRGTIQAAKDFYPNRRIVVAFQPHHRDRTRKLFNEFIESFDQVDLLILPEIFDVQGREDKKDKDISSKDLIKEIKKRHNFKNKLVLYAKDLEETKKLILKNLKSNDLILLIGAGDIYKIKL; encoded by the coding sequence ATGCTGGACTTTCATTTGGTCAAATTGTTTTTTATTTATTTAATTTTTAATAAAGATATGGCAAATTTTAAAAAAGTTCATATTATTGGTATCGGCGGTATTGGAGTGAGCGCTATTGCAAAAATGATGCTTAAATTAGGAAAGACGGTAACTGGGTCAGATGTAAATTCTTCAGAAATAATTCAGGCTTTAAAAAGCAGGGGAGTTTTAATTTATCAAAATCACAAAAAAGAAAATTTGTCATCAGATACGGATTTAGTTATTTATTCTTCGGCTGTGCCAGAAAATAATCCTGAACGAATTCAAGCTCAAATTTTTAATATTCCTCAACTAAGTTATCCAGAATTTTTAGGTGAATTAAGCAAAAAGAAATATACAATTGCAATTTCAGGTACAAATGGTAAAAGCACTACAACTAGTATTTTAGGGTTAATTTTAGAAAAAGCAAATTTTGATCCTTTAGTAATTGTTGGCAGTAAGGTAAATCAATCCACATGGGAAGAAAATTTAAGAATAGGAAAGAGTAATTATTTTGTTGTTGAAGCATGTGAATGGCAGGCAAATATGTTGAATTTGCATCCGCAAATTATTATTTTAACCAATATTCAAGAAGATCATTTAGATTATTACTTGGACATAAATCATATTATAGAAACTTTTCAAAAGTATGTAGAAAAATTACCTGACAATGGAATTTTAATAGCCAATAGCGATGATGAAAATATTCAATTACTTTTAAAAAAAATAAAAAATAAAAATTTTAAAATAATTACTTTTGGTCAAAAACAAGGAGTGGATTTTCAAATAAAAAATATTATTAAAACCTTTGGATTAATAAATTTTACTATTCAAAATAATAAAATTAAAAAAGAATTTACATTGCAAATTCCCGGTTTGTTTAATATTTATAATGCAGTTGGAGCTAGTGTTATGGCTTTTGAATTAAAGGTGCCTTTAAATATTATTAGAGATGTTGTTGCAAATTTTAAAGGGATTTGGAGAAGGTTTGAAAAACAGGGAGAAAAAAATGGAGCAATTATTATTTCTGATTATGCTCATACGCCGATTGCTATTCGAGGCACAATTCAAGCAGCAAAGGATTTTTATCCAAATCGCAGAATTGTGGTTGCGTTTCAACCTCATCATAGAGATCGGACTAGAAAATTATTTAATGAATTTATAGAATCTTTTGATCAAGTTGATCTTTTAATTTTGCCTGAAATTTTTGATGTACAAGGCAGGGAAGACAAAAAAGATAAAGATATTAGTTCAAAAGATTTAATTAAAGAAATAAAAAAAAGACATAATTTTAAAAATAAATTAGTCTTATATGCTAAGGATTTAGAAGAAACTAAAAAATTAATTTTAAAAAATTTAAAATCAAATGATTTGATTCTTCTTATTGGCGCAGGAGATATTTATAAAATTAAATTATAA